A section of the Roseivirga sp. BDSF3-8 genome encodes:
- a CDS encoding aldo/keto reductase, whose protein sequence is METVNLGNTGLKVSQIGLGTAALGRPGYMNLGHGKDLKGKTAVQDMRQQAHQMFDLAYEQGILYYDTARSYGKGEDFLAEWINIRGYSDVIIGSKWGYIYTAEWQTTAKQHEVKDHSINNLNRQLAESTGLLGEHLDLYQIHSATLETGVLDDQLIEDRLWEIKRSGIKIGLTLSGANQAEILHKALTKERDGLLIFDSVQATFNVLEQSAGSALMKAHEMGLGVIVKEGLANGRLTQRNTFEEDQDCLKLLSELAQKYDTGTDAIALAYVLEQPWSDTVLSGATTIAQLKANCDAGKLTLEETDEKRLSACARDSESYWNTRSKLEWT, encoded by the coding sequence ATGGAAACAGTAAATCTTGGGAATACAGGCCTTAAAGTGAGTCAGATAGGTCTGGGTACAGCCGCATTAGGACGGCCAGGCTATATGAATCTCGGCCACGGGAAGGATCTGAAAGGAAAGACAGCCGTACAAGATATGCGTCAGCAGGCTCATCAGATGTTTGATTTAGCTTATGAGCAGGGTATACTTTATTACGACACAGCTAGGTCTTATGGGAAAGGGGAAGATTTTCTGGCAGAATGGATAAATATCAGGGGATATAGTGATGTCATAATTGGAAGTAAATGGGGCTATATCTATACGGCTGAGTGGCAAACAACTGCCAAGCAGCATGAGGTAAAAGATCATAGCATCAACAACCTGAATAGACAACTGGCGGAAAGCACAGGTTTACTGGGAGAACACCTGGATTTGTACCAGATACATTCTGCTACTTTGGAAACCGGTGTCTTAGACGATCAATTGATCGAGGACAGACTATGGGAAATTAAGCGTTCCGGAATTAAAATCGGCCTGACTCTAAGCGGAGCTAATCAAGCCGAAATTTTACACAAAGCTCTGACCAAAGAAAGAGATGGCCTGCTGATATTTGATAGTGTACAAGCGACTTTCAATGTGCTGGAGCAAAGTGCGGGATCAGCCTTAATGAAGGCACATGAGATGGGCTTGGGTGTGATCGTGAAAGAGGGCTTAGCTAATGGTAGGCTTACTCAGCGAAACACGTTTGAAGAAGATCAGGATTGCTTAAAGTTATTAAGTGAGCTGGCCCAAAAGTACGATACTGGTACAGATGCTATTGCTTTAGCATATGTTCTGGAGCAACCATGGAGCGATACTGTACTCAGCGGGGCTACTACTATAGCACAACTAAAGGCTAACTGTGATGCTGGTAAATTAACGCTGGAAGAAACTGATGAGAAAAGGCTATCCGCCTGTGCCCGAGATAGCGAAAGCTACTGGAATACGAGAAGTAAGCTGGAATGGACATAA
- a CDS encoding L-type lectin-domain containing protein produces the protein MAVLQHFLPTLLLVALSLPIKAQFSLMGSAKNMPDGCIQLTPAEPYSEGLAYYNTLLDLKYDFEIGFDIYFGARDENGADGIAFVIQNDPRGNQAYGTWGECLGYGTWDRSRPGGTYIAPSIAVEFDTYQNPGQNDPDMDHVVYLEQGSNFHTIYFNNNDPAYNLEDNRLHDFRFRWEANEQKLTILLDGYTVYTGVKDLANDIFEGTTLVRWGFTASTGRKYNLQYFCLRQLVFNPSSDNTPLIYHSE, from the coding sequence ATGGCTGTGCTACAACATTTTCTTCCAACTCTCCTATTAGTTGCATTATCCCTACCTATTAAGGCACAGTTTAGCCTCATGGGTTCAGCTAAAAACATGCCAGATGGCTGTATTCAACTTACTCCTGCTGAGCCTTATAGCGAAGGACTCGCCTACTACAATACCCTATTAGATCTAAAGTATGACTTTGAGATCGGATTTGACATATACTTTGGTGCCAGGGATGAAAATGGTGCCGACGGCATTGCCTTTGTAATCCAAAATGATCCAAGAGGTAATCAGGCATACGGCACCTGGGGAGAATGTCTTGGTTATGGTACCTGGGATCGGAGCCGGCCCGGAGGTACTTATATAGCCCCCTCTATTGCAGTGGAGTTCGATACATACCAGAACCCGGGACAAAATGACCCTGACATGGATCATGTTGTCTACCTGGAGCAAGGATCAAATTTTCATACTATCTATTTCAATAATAACGATCCAGCCTATAACCTTGAAGACAATCGCCTGCATGACTTTAGGTTTCGCTGGGAGGCAAACGAACAGAAACTCACCATTCTATTAGACGGTTACACAGTGTACACTGGTGTAAAAGACCTTGCTAATGATATATTTGAAGGAACTACACTGGTGAGGTGGGGATTTACTGCCAGCACCGGACGAAAGTATAACCTTCAGTACTTTTGTCTGAGGCAGCTTGTATTTAACCCTTCGTCAGACAACACCCCCTTAATTTATCACAGTGAATAG
- a CDS encoding secondary thiamine-phosphate synthase enzyme YjbQ, translating to MATYQTEINLPSKNRGFHLITSHIEEAIKSFPSVSAGILHVFIKHTSAGLTINENADPTVRHDFEAHFNEMVPENAPYYKHTLEGPDDMPAHIKSSLLGSSVYIPVTNGGLNLGTWQGVYLCEHRNHGGSRKLVITLQGD from the coding sequence ATGGCAACATACCAGACTGAAATAAATCTACCCTCCAAAAACAGGGGCTTTCATCTTATTACTAGCCACATAGAGGAAGCCATAAAATCCTTTCCCTCTGTATCAGCTGGTATACTGCATGTTTTTATCAAACATACTTCTGCCGGGCTTACTATTAATGAGAATGCTGATCCTACGGTCAGGCATGATTTTGAAGCACACTTCAATGAGATGGTTCCGGAAAATGCCCCGTATTATAAGCATACGCTTGAAGGGCCGGATGACATGCCTGCACATATTAAGAGTAGCCTTCTGGGCAGTTCTGTATACATTCCGGTTACTAATGGTGGACTAAATCTTGGTACCTGGCAGGGAGTTTATTTATGTGAGCACCGTAATCACGGAGGTAGCAGAAAGCTGGTTATTACACTTCAGGGGGATTAA
- a CDS encoding right-handed parallel beta-helix repeat-containing protein produces MALKGKVKGLIFLTILAICWACEPFDEQIITSGDARLNFSQDSVRFDTLFTSVGSISRRFKVYNPNENAVSIAQIALGKGQDSPYRISVNGERGYSFEDQLLFGNDSLLILVDITIDPRDETLPFLVKDSVVFTTNKNLQDVKLEAFGQDAIFLGNEILTCNDTWTAQKPYVLFGPVLVDSLCTLTIEKGAQIYADNGAALFIQGNLRVQGDSANTVVFRNSRLDEGFDNAPGQWGGLIFLEGSRDNHIEYASIRNSVVGVNLTTYDEDTIPDLIMRQVVIENISLSGILTLDSDVYAENTLVNTCGEFLIANLGGGNYQYYHCTFANYNYLFSREVPAVVFSDNGLANSGENIVNPLNVVLENSIVWGRGFNGDEVVIDSTAGEPKSFRLSHNLIKAQGEIFEGNDNLLNTEPGFADPIRYLFQPDTLSPLINNGIESDIIIDLNGNPRDAMPDIGAYEYNN; encoded by the coding sequence ATGGCGCTGAAGGGTAAAGTTAAGGGGTTAATATTCCTGACTATTCTGGCAATTTGCTGGGCTTGTGAGCCATTTGATGAGCAAATTATTACCTCGGGTGATGCCCGGCTGAATTTTAGTCAGGATTCTGTAAGGTTCGATACGCTTTTTACTAGTGTGGGTAGTATAAGCAGACGATTTAAGGTCTATAATCCCAACGAAAATGCTGTAAGCATTGCCCAGATCGCGTTGGGAAAAGGGCAGGATTCACCGTATCGCATTTCTGTAAATGGAGAGAGGGGATATAGCTTTGAGGATCAGCTTTTATTTGGTAACGATAGCCTGCTTATATTAGTAGATATCACCATAGATCCCCGGGACGAAACCCTTCCTTTCCTGGTAAAGGATTCTGTAGTGTTCACCACTAACAAGAACTTGCAGGATGTGAAGCTCGAAGCATTCGGACAAGACGCCATATTCTTGGGTAATGAAATTCTTACCTGTAATGATACGTGGACTGCTCAAAAGCCCTACGTATTATTTGGTCCTGTTCTGGTAGATTCTCTTTGCACCCTCACTATCGAAAAGGGTGCCCAAATTTATGCAGATAATGGAGCAGCTCTTTTTATTCAGGGGAACCTTCGCGTTCAGGGAGACTCTGCAAATACGGTAGTTTTTAGGAACAGCAGGCTGGACGAGGGCTTTGATAATGCTCCCGGCCAGTGGGGTGGTCTCATTTTTCTTGAAGGAAGCAGAGATAATCATATCGAATATGCCAGTATTCGAAATAGTGTGGTAGGGGTGAACCTAACCACTTATGATGAGGATACGATACCTGACCTAATCATGAGACAGGTAGTTATTGAAAACATAAGCCTGTCCGGTATTCTTACTCTCGATTCTGATGTATATGCAGAAAATACCCTTGTCAACACCTGTGGTGAGTTTTTAATAGCAAATCTGGGTGGTGGTAATTACCAATACTATCACTGCACCTTTGCTAATTATAACTATCTTTTTAGTAGAGAAGTGCCAGCTGTTGTATTTAGTGACAATGGTCTAGCAAATAGCGGAGAAAATATTGTTAACCCCCTCAATGTCGTATTAGAAAACTCAATCGTATGGGGCCGCGGCTTTAATGGTGATGAGGTGGTAATTGACAGCACTGCGGGAGAACCAAAAAGCTTCAGACTATCGCATAACCTGATTAAGGCACAGGGAGAAATCTTTGAAGGTAATGACAATCTCCTGAATACAGAGCCCGGTTTTGCAGATCCGATCAGGTATCTTTTTCAGCCTGATACTTTAAGCCCACTCATTAACAATGGCATAGAGAGTGATATTATAATTGACCTGAATGGTAATCCTCGTGATGCAATGCCGGATATAGGGGCGTACGAATATAATAACTGA
- the prfA gene encoding peptide chain release factor 1: MIEKLEEIKHRFEEVGQLIVQPDIVSDMSRYSKLSKEYKDLEKIVKKYDDYRLVMDNLKNARNILKNEKDPEFREMAKGEIETLEPEKEQMEEELKYMLIPKDPNDSKNAILEIRAGTGGDEAALFAGDLHRMYQRFAEKQGWSMNVLDLTEGTAGGYKEIISTLSGEDVFGMLKFESGVHRVQRVPATETQGRVHTSAASVAVLPEVEEVDVQIDMNEVRKDTFCSSGPGGQSVNTTYSAVRLTHLPTGMVVSCQDEKSQIKNFEKALKVLRSRLYDIEKAKQDEAIGAQRRSMVKSGDRSEKIRTYNFPQSRVTDHRIGYTVHNLGAIMDGEVGDIIEQLRLAENTEKLKDGAEG, translated from the coding sequence ATGATTGAAAAACTTGAAGAGATAAAGCACAGGTTCGAAGAGGTAGGGCAGCTTATCGTACAACCTGATATAGTGTCTGATATGAGCCGGTACTCGAAACTGAGTAAGGAATATAAAGACCTTGAAAAGATCGTTAAAAAATACGACGACTATCGCCTGGTAATGGATAATCTCAAAAACGCCCGGAACATTCTTAAAAATGAAAAGGATCCGGAGTTCAGAGAAATGGCAAAAGGCGAAATAGAAACACTGGAGCCGGAAAAAGAGCAAATGGAAGAGGAGCTGAAATACATGCTTATTCCTAAAGACCCTAACGACTCTAAAAACGCCATTCTGGAAATACGAGCTGGTACCGGAGGGGATGAAGCTGCCCTTTTTGCAGGTGACCTGCATCGTATGTACCAGCGCTTTGCAGAGAAACAAGGCTGGAGCATGAATGTACTGGACCTTACGGAGGGTACTGCCGGTGGTTATAAGGAAATTATAAGTACCCTGAGTGGAGAAGACGTATTTGGCATGCTCAAATTTGAATCCGGAGTTCACCGGGTCCAGCGTGTACCTGCAACCGAAACCCAGGGGCGTGTGCATACCTCTGCTGCCAGCGTGGCTGTACTACCTGAAGTGGAAGAAGTAGACGTTCAGATAGATATGAACGAAGTACGAAAGGATACCTTTTGTAGCTCCGGTCCCGGTGGTCAATCAGTAAACACTACGTATTCGGCCGTCAGGCTTACTCACCTGCCTACTGGTATGGTAGTCTCCTGCCAGGATGAGAAGTCGCAGATCAAGAACTTTGAAAAAGCACTAAAGGTACTCCGAAGCCGTTTATATGACATTGAAAAGGCTAAGCAGGATGAAGCCATAGGAGCTCAAAGAAGATCCATGGTAAAAAGCGGAGACAGGTCTGAAAAGATCCGCACGTATAATTTCCCTCAAAGCCGGGTAACTGATCATCGTATTGGATACACTGTACATAATCTGGGAGCTATTATGGATGGAGAAGTGGGAGATATAATCGAACAGCTTCGTCTTGCTGAGAATACGGAAAAATTAAAAGATGGCGCTGAAGGGTAA
- a CDS encoding YfiR family protein gives MIRQLKKLWLIAFLLAVPALSQAQDYKFHSVFIYNFTKYIQWPENYRSGDFVIGVLGNSPISESLEKMAANKTVGQQKFKIVKFNSLDEVSKCHILFIPNDKSHLLDKTLQKTQGQSTLVITERPGLGEKGSSINFILDDGRWKFELNQQATTRSKLKVSGELVKFAILI, from the coding sequence ATGATCAGACAATTGAAAAAACTCTGGCTGATTGCTTTTTTGCTAGCTGTCCCCGCTTTGTCCCAGGCACAGGATTACAAGTTTCATTCTGTGTTCATTTACAATTTTACCAAGTATATCCAGTGGCCTGAAAACTACAGATCTGGTGATTTTGTCATTGGCGTACTTGGAAACTCCCCGATTTCTGAAAGCCTGGAGAAGATGGCAGCTAATAAAACGGTTGGCCAGCAGAAATTTAAAATCGTGAAGTTCAACTCACTTGACGAAGTAAGCAAGTGCCACATTCTCTTCATTCCCAATGACAAAAGCCACCTGCTGGATAAAACCTTGCAAAAAACTCAAGGGCAATCCACTCTTGTAATTACCGAAAGGCCAGGCCTTGGCGAGAAGGGAAGTAGTATAAACTTTATTCTTGACGATGGGCGCTGGAAGTTTGAATTAAACCAACAGGCCACTACCCGCTCAAAGCTTAAAGTTTCAGGTGAACTGGTAAAGTTCGCGATCCTTATTTGA
- a CDS encoding GAF domain-containing protein translates to MKKFRFTIGNKILFGFLLLIGIFVGNSAINYYTLLKNDQVIRQSSEVVNPSTQALEDFHLMITRSKMLVTNWVYLQNNVDDKEALKVLHEEEYPELRDRLLELSTKWEDKQQKSEVDSMFTDFETLLNTQEWVMNTLVSFDDYEDFTIKWQAADSIENAVLPRSQALIDDLKKLKETKGEEERLANASIIKASDQLQTTNMVLALLILGIGLSVAWLMSRSITRPINTIKALIAKLGKGELPDKRNTKASNDEIGEMAVAVDALVDGLRSTSSFAENIGKGNYHSDYSPLSENDVLGNALIEMRDNLQKVAEEDKRRNWATEGMAKFGEILRKHTNNLEELSDQVISSLVKYMNANQGGLFILKENSTDNSEEHLSLAACYAWDKKKYLDQQVLKGEGLAGQAWMEKDTVYVTEIPQDYIKITSGLGESNPSSILIVPLKVNDEVYGVIELASFHEFKEFEIEFVEKIAESIASSISAVRINEKTQYLLSESTELTEQMRAQEEEMRQNMEELQATQEEMQRAQRDREEKERIIDHTHISIETDASLAIRNMNSIAKNLLGSSAAVGSALQGVVLNGDALNSASSKLQDGKEWSGVLTLKTANGDQSVVNFGAGQAQDPYTGETRFLFFGMKMSEAKVVS, encoded by the coding sequence ATGAAGAAATTCAGGTTTACCATAGGTAACAAAATTCTTTTCGGGTTTCTGCTTCTGATCGGCATATTTGTGGGTAATAGTGCAATTAATTACTACACTCTTCTTAAAAATGATCAGGTTATCAGACAGTCTTCGGAGGTAGTAAACCCTTCCACACAGGCACTGGAAGATTTTCACCTTATGATTACCCGCAGTAAGATGCTGGTGACTAATTGGGTGTATCTTCAGAACAATGTTGACGACAAGGAGGCTCTCAAGGTTTTGCATGAAGAGGAGTATCCTGAACTTCGGGATCGCCTGCTGGAGCTGTCTACCAAGTGGGAAGACAAGCAACAAAAATCAGAAGTGGATTCCATGTTCACCGATTTTGAAACCCTTCTGAACACCCAGGAATGGGTGATGAACACACTGGTTTCATTCGATGATTACGAAGACTTCACTATAAAATGGCAGGCCGCAGACAGTATTGAGAATGCCGTCCTGCCACGTTCTCAGGCGCTTATAGATGACCTTAAGAAACTGAAAGAAACGAAGGGTGAAGAGGAACGATTAGCCAATGCCTCAATTATTAAGGCTTCTGATCAGCTACAGACTACAAACATGGTGCTGGCCCTTCTTATTCTAGGCATCGGGTTATCGGTGGCATGGCTTATGTCTCGCTCTATCACACGCCCTATCAATACGATCAAGGCGTTAATTGCTAAGCTTGGAAAAGGAGAGCTGCCCGATAAGAGAAATACCAAAGCGTCAAATGATGAGATAGGAGAAATGGCAGTGGCAGTAGATGCACTGGTAGATGGACTTCGTAGCACATCATCATTTGCGGAAAATATAGGTAAGGGTAATTATCACTCAGACTATAGCCCGTTAAGTGAAAACGACGTATTGGGTAATGCCCTCATCGAAATGCGAGATAACTTGCAGAAGGTAGCCGAAGAGGATAAAAGACGTAACTGGGCTACAGAGGGTATGGCTAAATTCGGTGAAATATTGCGTAAGCATACCAATAACCTTGAGGAACTGAGTGATCAGGTAATTAGCAGTCTTGTAAAATATATGAACGCTAATCAGGGTGGGCTATTTATACTTAAAGAAAATAGTACTGACAACAGCGAGGAGCACCTCTCATTAGCTGCATGTTATGCCTGGGACAAAAAGAAATACTTAGATCAGCAGGTGCTAAAAGGCGAAGGTCTTGCTGGCCAGGCATGGATGGAAAAAGATACCGTCTATGTTACCGAAATACCTCAGGATTATATCAAAATTACCAGTGGACTGGGCGAGTCGAATCCTAGCAGTATTCTGATTGTACCACTGAAGGTCAATGACGAGGTGTATGGGGTGATTGAACTAGCTTCTTTCCATGAATTCAAAGAATTTGAGATTGAGTTTGTTGAAAAAATAGCCGAGAGTATTGCCTCCTCTATAAGCGCTGTCCGAATCAATGAAAAAACTCAGTACCTTCTGTCGGAGTCCACAGAGCTTACTGAACAAATGCGTGCTCAGGAAGAGGAAATGCGGCAGAATATGGAAGAACTTCAGGCAACCCAGGAGGAGATGCAACGTGCTCAGCGTGACCGTGAAGAAAAGGAACGAATCATAGATCATACCCATATCAGCATTGAGACTGATGCCAGCCTTGCAATAAGAAATATGAATTCGATTGCTAAGAATTTACTTGGTAGTTCGGCAGCTGTTGGTTCAGCTCTGCAAGGCGTAGTACTAAATGGTGATGCGCTTAATTCTGCATCATCCAAGCTCCAGGATGGAAAGGAATGGAGTGGCGTACTTACGCTTAAAACAGCCAATGGCGACCAATCTGTCGTTAACTTCGGTGCAGGACAGGCACAAGACCCTTACACAGGGGAGACCCGCTTTCTCTTTTTTGGCATGAAAATGTCTGAAGCTAAAGTAGTTAGCTAA
- the recG gene encoding ATP-dependent DNA helicase RecG, translating into MTGFFDTRVEFLKGVGPQKSALLNKELDIFTYGDLIQHYPFRYEDRTRLYKIRDINRDMTHVQVKGVIRNLAISGIGRKKRLVAVFSDDTGSIELTWFQGIQWVMKRISTGTEYVVFGRPQFFGAKASIAHPELEAYTTRHDAGGYLQPVYPTTEKLRSRYLDSKGLSKLVKALLPTAIPKIRETLPGYIRERYGLMDKAEAIRHIHFPADQKWLKLARHSLKFEELFYVQLRLLTLKLSRTEKLKGMLLKDTALLKHFYESHLPFNLTGAQKRVIKEVYSDFKSGRQMNRLLQGDVGSGKTMVAFICMLLAIGSKAQATLIAPTQILAEQHYKGLKEYAELMNMPIALLTGSSKIKARREVEAGLESGELKILVGTHAILEDRVRFENLGLAVIDEQHRFGVAQRAKLWNKGSGYMPHVLVMTATPIPRTLAMTLYGDLDLSVIDELPAGRKPIQTMHAYDNKRLKIFGFLKKQIALGRQVYIVYPLIEESEKLDLKDLMDGYESVARAFPLPEYKVSIVHGKQKPEEKEFEMQRFVKGETNIMVATTVIEVGVNVPNASVMVIENAERFGLAQLHQLRGRVGRGADQSYCILMTKYELSKDSRTRIDTMVRTNDGFEIADTDLKLRGPGDIEGTRQSGLADLLITDLSKDEEILKIARDAARETLDSDPGLSLPEHREIRQQVDSIRKNVINWSRIS; encoded by the coding sequence ATGACGGGTTTTTTTGATACAAGGGTAGAGTTTTTAAAAGGGGTAGGGCCCCAAAAATCAGCTCTTCTTAATAAGGAGCTCGACATATTCACCTATGGTGATCTCATTCAGCATTATCCCTTTCGTTACGAGGACCGAACACGACTTTATAAGATCCGGGACATAAACAGGGATATGACCCACGTCCAGGTAAAAGGAGTGATCAGAAACCTGGCGATATCCGGCATAGGAAGAAAAAAGCGTCTGGTTGCAGTTTTTTCGGATGACACAGGAAGTATAGAGCTTACCTGGTTCCAGGGTATCCAATGGGTCATGAAACGCATCAGTACAGGTACAGAATACGTAGTATTTGGCCGCCCTCAGTTCTTTGGAGCAAAAGCCTCCATAGCCCACCCGGAACTGGAAGCATACACCACAAGGCACGATGCAGGCGGATACCTGCAACCGGTCTATCCTACAACCGAAAAGCTTCGCTCCCGATACCTTGACAGCAAAGGACTGAGCAAGCTTGTTAAAGCACTCCTCCCTACAGCTATTCCTAAAATTCGCGAGACACTGCCAGGCTATATTCGTGAACGGTACGGCCTTATGGATAAGGCTGAGGCTATTAGACACATTCATTTTCCTGCAGATCAAAAATGGCTGAAGCTGGCAAGGCACAGTCTTAAATTCGAAGAGCTGTTCTACGTTCAGTTAAGGTTACTTACTCTAAAGCTTAGCCGTACTGAAAAGCTGAAGGGAATGCTACTGAAGGATACAGCCCTTTTAAAGCATTTCTATGAAAGCCACCTTCCATTTAACCTTACAGGTGCTCAAAAACGTGTAATAAAGGAGGTTTATAGCGATTTTAAGAGTGGCAGGCAGATGAACAGGTTACTGCAGGGAGATGTAGGCAGTGGTAAAACCATGGTGGCATTTATCTGCATGCTCCTTGCAATAGGCAGTAAGGCACAGGCGACTCTTATTGCTCCAACGCAAATACTGGCGGAGCAACATTACAAAGGACTTAAGGAGTACGCTGAACTGATGAATATGCCGATTGCGCTACTGACTGGTAGCAGCAAAATTAAGGCACGGCGTGAAGTAGAAGCCGGGCTGGAATCAGGGGAGCTCAAAATATTGGTCGGCACCCACGCCATCCTTGAGGACAGGGTCCGTTTTGAAAACCTCGGACTAGCTGTCATAGATGAGCAACACCGATTTGGCGTAGCACAACGCGCAAAACTTTGGAATAAGGGTTCAGGGTATATGCCCCATGTGCTAGTGATGACAGCCACACCCATACCCAGGACGCTGGCAATGACCCTTTACGGAGATCTGGACCTATCAGTAATAGACGAACTGCCGGCTGGTCGCAAACCTATCCAAACGATGCATGCCTATGACAATAAGCGGCTGAAAATATTCGGCTTTCTGAAAAAGCAAATTGCACTTGGCCGGCAGGTATACATTGTGTACCCCTTGATTGAAGAGAGCGAAAAACTTGACCTTAAGGACCTGATGGATGGCTACGAAAGCGTAGCCAGGGCTTTTCCTCTTCCGGAATATAAAGTCAGCATTGTGCATGGCAAGCAAAAACCTGAAGAGAAGGAATTTGAAATGCAGCGTTTTGTTAAAGGGGAAACAAATATTATGGTAGCCACTACGGTGATTGAGGTAGGTGTTAACGTGCCCAACGCTTCTGTAATGGTTATAGAAAATGCCGAACGCTTTGGGTTGGCACAGCTTCATCAACTTAGAGGCAGGGTAGGGCGAGGCGCTGATCAGTCTTACTGCATCTTGATGACTAAATATGAATTGAGCAAAGATAGCCGTACCAGAATAGACACAATGGTACGGACTAACGACGGATTTGAAATAGCAGATACCGACCTAAAACTCCGTGGCCCCGGAGATATAGAAGGAACACGCCAAAGCGGTCTGGCAGACCTGCTAATTACCGACCTAAGTAAGGATGAGGAAATACTTAAAATTGCGCGTGATGCAGCACGGGAAACACTGGACAGTGACCCCGGCCTTAGTCTGCCGGAGCACCGTGAAATCCGGCAACAAGTAGATAGTATTAGAAAAAATGTGATAAACTGGAGCCGGATCAGCTAG
- the gldD gene encoding gliding motility lipoprotein GldD, whose product MRYRGNYFLTLVTGLCLMTLGICACESETFTPKPKGYNRIDLPEHRYQALPDSFPYWFEFSKEAQIVDDSSYISERYWIDLLYKDLGANVVITYKSVKDSADLVKEYVSDATRLTSKHQIKAYAIDETVIRTPKGRTAVVAELEGEVPTQFQFFTTDSSQHFLRGALYFPTATKNDSLAPVIEYVKKDIIHMLNSLEWKEE is encoded by the coding sequence ATGAGATATCGAGGTAATTACTTTCTGACTCTGGTTACCGGGCTATGCCTGATGACATTAGGCATATGTGCATGCGAAAGTGAAACATTCACCCCTAAACCCAAAGGGTATAATAGAATTGACCTGCCAGAACATAGGTATCAGGCACTTCCTGATAGCTTTCCTTATTGGTTCGAGTTTTCCAAAGAAGCTCAGATAGTAGACGATAGCTCATACATAAGTGAGCGATACTGGATAGATCTTCTATACAAAGACCTCGGCGCAAATGTAGTCATCACTTACAAATCCGTAAAGGACAGTGCCGACCTAGTGAAAGAATATGTAAGCGACGCTACCAGACTTACCTCCAAGCACCAGATCAAAGCTTATGCTATCGATGAGACGGTGATAAGAACACCGAAAGGCAGAACGGCTGTAGTGGCTGAACTGGAAGGAGAAGTGCCCACGCAGTTTCAGTTTTTTACAACAGACTCCAGTCAACACTTTTTACGGGGTGCTCTTTATTTCCCCACTGCCACAAAAAACGACTCCTTGGCACCTGTTATCGAGTATGTAAAAAAAGATATCATTCACATGCTCAATTCCCTGGAGTGGAAGGAAGAGTAG